The Branchiostoma lanceolatum isolate klBraLanc5 chromosome 5, klBraLanc5.hap2, whole genome shotgun sequence region TATGTAAGTTACAATAAACATCAttttctatctttctatctatgaTTTCTTTTTCCAACAATGCAGGATGGCAGGACTCAACTGTTTCGAAGACAGCGTACTCTTCTCCGATGTTCTCGCCCGGCACGAGCCCCGGCCCCCCCACCAGCCCGGCGCCGATGTTACTGATGATGTTTCCGTACAGGTTGGGCATCACCATCACGTCAAACTGCTGGGGACGGGACACCATCTGGGACAACAATGGAAACATAGGTGTTATTTACTGtacctactgatgtatacagacAATAGACTACATCTCCGATTTTACTGATGATGTTGCCGTATAGGTTGGGCATCATCATCACATCAAACTGCTGCGGACGGGACACCATCTGGGACAACAATGGGATCACAGGTGTTATTTACCGTACCTACTAATGCACACAGACAAGAGACTAAATATGGAAATCTGTAAAAAATTATGCTAGTTTTTGCTAATCAGTTTGCCAAGTTTTGTGTCGGTTTTATTAACAGTAGAAGGAAATTAGGTTTGTaggtttttttaattttgcagttgaaacaattctgcataAAACATTGGAAATTGCATATTcccagtgtcatgaatttgcaatggaGAGGCCACTGCaaaaaaaacgtaaaaatgaaaccaccacaaacgtttcaagatttacagtaacatggaaTTTCTTGCTCTTTATTATTAAAGACACTGGCTGCttcttttaagtttaaaagtcCAACTTTCCGTTTAACTGTAGATCACAAGCACATGAAAAATATGGATGAGACATGTACCTTAGGGTGATGCTACCATTTACCACATTGTTTGGGAAGCAGTCTGTTTTCCTGACAAGTCTCTACTCTTCATGCTTCGTCCTCTGTCCGAGGTcgcctgctttaccttaccttttacTCTTTACCACAGTCATCCTTACTGTAATCTATTGCCCAACTTTACCTGCATGCTGCAGTTGTCAATGATCATGGACTCGTACTCGATGTCTGGGAACTCTTCAGACATCTTCCTGCAGCACTCCAGGAACAGACCGTCTCCCATTTTCCTGGAAACACATGACCAACATTACTTTCAATAAATTTGCAAAGGATGTTACACATACCATTACAGTAGACCTGAACTTTATAATCTAATTGCTACAACATTCAACATTAAAAACACATCAGCTGACTGCATGTTTGtcaaaatacatacacacataaacaccaCATCAATACCATTAAGATACATGCATTGTTGTAATGTGAGAGAAAGTACTCTAGGACTAGGCATACAACAAAGATTCACTTGCAATATTTGCAATATACACAATATATTGCTTGATCTTTTAGCATATTATAAACAAACTTTTGTGGGGGCTTAATAACTTCTCTGATCTTCTGATCAGTTCGTGACATGAATGGTTCTTACATGATGTTAGCCTTGTGGACAGCCGTCACCTTCTTCCTGCCATGTCTCTGGGCGTACTCAAACGCGTATCTGGCGATCCTCTCCGAGCTCTTAGCTGTGATGATCTTCAAACTCTCCACAACACCTGGCACATTCTGAAAAATAGTTAATCTTCTTGACTTTTCAAGAtccacaaaagaaatgtttatacatgtacgtagcaGTTTTAGTAAAAGGGTGAATTTGGTAAGAACCAAGacatttttctttgttaagataaaTATCAAGTATTTGTTACCTCATGTTCCAGACTGGTGTACTCTCCTTCAGTGTTCTCCCTGATAATCACAATGTCAATGTCACCATGTCTGAAATATATTCAAAATTtatatgttacacctggctgtaattcaTCCAGAGGGCACTAGGGGGGTTAtgagaatattgatgctgtataatgcaactgctgcctagtccaagttcattgtcaagttgccaatacaattacgtttTGGGATTCAGAAAAAATATTAGTAGCAGAACCaaaacactctcctctggagtTGAGTATGCCTTTAAGTCTTTCTTAGACTTCAAAAAAGTGTGTACtggtaattaaaaaaaaacaaaatgatgagCATGTACAATCTTTCTGATGCTTACACAGTCTGGTATTTCATATTCATCCATGTTAGGAGTTTTGTATTACTTTTTACAATCTCTGTAAATAGTTTTAGACTCTAAGTTATCACCTTGAAGGAAGTCCAGGGAAGGTTTTGCACCTCAGAACATTGGCAAACAGGTCCAGCCTCACTCTGGAAGGGTTCAACAAAATGTCTCATACACATACTTGGGGTAGGAAATAGTGCCAGGGTTTCTGACAGTACTCTACCTTACCACCTTCTGGTAAAGAAAGTTTATAATGTATCATATAAatgttcattgttttcttgtcttcagATAAGAATCTATGAGCCTGGCAAGTTTagaaaagtaaaacaaacttCTCCATAGATTGcacttttttcaatcttttcttATTCTAGATACTCAGTATTATAAGTAAAAGTTTACCCTGAAACTGCTACCATATGTGATAGTACATACCGCTGCAACAATAAACTAAACTGCTCCAAGCACTAGAATCTTTGAGAATCCTAGTTCTACAATCAAAAAATTCTACATCAATGTTTGTATATCAATGCTATTCTGGGCTTAAGCATGCAGCATGCAAGCAGACTGAACCAgctatatattttgaaaaaataaaaaataaagcgAATGCTTGTCCATGCATACCTGACCGCTACATTCCGTGATCGTGCCACACCATATGAAGGGTCGAGATGTAGCGTCCTAAGTCCACCTATGACGCAGCGTACATTCCAAGGGCACATCTCATTAGCAAATCACACCAAAGCAAAACTCCTGGTGGTTAGCGAGAAGCGAGGAATACACAGCCTCTATGGCCCAGTTTGCACACATGTTTGAGTCAACTCAGGAATATGCAAGGAGAAACCTAGGCCACttaagtagcgttttctagtaggaaaactccacttgaacaGCCCAAACCTCCATACACACAGCCCTGAGTCGACtctgaaaacttgtgtgtaaatcaagCCAATGTGTGAATGATGCCAAATATGTTATCTCTGATATGAGACCAGCTGGGAAATGTTAAGACTATACAATTTGATTTTGATACTTACAAATAAGTGAATAATTTCTGTCCATTTCAAGTCTGTAGCTGATTGTTTTGTAGAATTTTTCATTGCTTTCCATTCACATGTACCGGTAATTACAAAATAGCATTCTGATCGGATATCATTTTGCAAGACTGATATTTCGAGTCTAAAGGAATGAAGATGGCCCTTGTAGCAGGCTTTGTCATTATTTTTATAATTCGTGTCATTTCTATCATGGGGAAACGATAACATATTCTGGCACTGGGCTGGGGAAGCAATGGATCAAAGGGAACTGCACTGCAGCATTAGTCAAGCCAGTCAAGCACCACCTAGCAGACTATGAGGGAAGTGCAAGCTAGGGAGACCACCTGACTTCCACGTTCCTGGATTTGAACACGGTCTGGGGTGTTTCAATGTTACCTTGGGGGGAAAAGGTTTGTGTTAGCTGGAGCcgtgaaatgaaagaaaacagcAGAAGCAGGATTCAAACAAGCAGCGACACTACAACGAAGACGCAgccacaaagaaaacagattaAAGCAAAGGACAGCACAAGCGGACACCGTGAAACACACACTGCAGAATAGGGTAGTGTTGTCTTCACCTGACTGTCATATTTCTGGAGAGGAGTTCAGGCATGGGGGGGTGGAAGAAGTTGCCTAAAGAAGGTCACACAGTTAAGActtagcctccttagcaggctctacgAGTCAGGCTTTTATGGGCTTATAATGTGTGCTTTTTTCTGATGCTAGATCAGTGTTTGGTCCCCGACAAAGCCTGACTTGTAGAGCCTGCTACAAAGGCTTGGTAAGACTGAGTTTTGCTCTATCCTGTGGCTTGGGTTTTGCATGGTACCATGTCTAACAAATCTAATTTGTCAAAATTTAGGAAGCATCTGCAAGTTAATATTCCTCAAGAGAGaaaaaagactgaaacttttgcagtgatAAATTGAAGAGTCTGAGTTATTTAGTTTGTCATACATTTTGAATTTCTTCATTATATTGATTCCAAACATTTAAAGCAAGAATAGGAGAACATGTTGCCCTGTTAGATTCAACAGCATTGATGATTAATTGAGGGAATCTCTAGAAGCCAGATTCATTGGCAGACGTTGACAAATAAAGGCTTAAGGGAGTACAGTACAAATCAACATACTGATACAAGATACTGTTGGACAACAAAGCCAACATAAACTCAACAAATTTATAAAAACACCTACAGCTCAAAATCAAGTACAACACTtcaacaagaaacaaaacaaatgcagCATCAACTACAATGAAGAACATCATGATATTGAAAAGGACAGTATTGTTGATAACTACTTGGAAAACTGCTTACAGATGTCACTATTGTGCCTATCATCTTGAGCAATGGGTATACATATTTTTGATGACACCTAAGGGGCGGGGCCTTTTGTATAGTAAATGTACTACTTTTGGGTTGACAAAGGTTCTAAAAATTCTGTGAATGcaaattccctagggaattggtttttggcaacaccttgcAGGAACGGTCTTTGGAAAGAACTCTACTTCCTGCCTGGGGCATAGAAAACGTCCTATTTCACAGTATAACTATAATTTGACACGATAGCTTGAGGTAAGAACACAGAGACACGTACCCTTCAGAGCCACACCGTTGCGTTTGATTGCGGTGATGGCGTTCTCGATGGCCTCCTCATCTCCCTCCTGAGACGTGATCTGTACCTCCTCAAAGTCTACAGGTACTCCTGCATACCTGTACAGAGATAGCAGTATCATTATCATCTCTGTCTCTCAATAATACATCAAATGtaccagtatacatgtactgtacagacATATCAGAGCAAGGGCTGAGCTCTTATGTGGCACATCATTAGCATGTCAGTGCTGAGAGACAGTTATGAGTCAGAGATAGGATATGCATGTAGGCATGTAGGCATGTCATGCTTGTGTGCTAAATTTGTTTTACTTGCAACTTTTTACTATCTTCCCTATGTATCACACAATGTGGTTGATATATCATGATCAGAGCAGATGCCTACAAATTTTGTAGCACTAAAATGACTGATtacagaaaaaggcatgcaaGCCCCATTGCAATGCTTCTAATTATGAAGGTGAGGTGAAAAATGTTATCAACTCATTGCTTTCTTCTGAAATTCCCAGACTTCTGGGACATACAGACATCAGGTATGAATACCTGAAGATGTCCTTGACATGCCCCATGAGTTCAGGCCCGATGCCGTCCCCTGGGATCATGGTGACAGTGTAGCGACCGCCATACTTGGACGAGGCACCCTGTAGCAAACATCTGTGTTAGACTAGTaatataatctccaagtagatgtagaaaggcaaaattgtaATGTTTCTCATGCTCCTGGTTTCCGGAGTGAAGGCCTCCTGCTCCAGGGACTTGGAGCTTgataaatgttatgattttgcctgtctacatctgcttggagattagtgttgGCCAATGTGTGGAGGTTTCAAATTCAAACGTGAAAAAGTGATCTTTTGTTCATGAAAACAAAGTGCTTACAAAAGTGTGAGGACATCTTAACCATGATTCAACACAacttcaaaattgaaaaaaattattgaacTGATACCATTCATTCTACAATGCAAAAACAGTAGGTACATATAGAAGTACATCATGACCATCTGAGTAAAAATATTGCAGAATTATCAAGAATGCCATGAAGTTCTACTCAAAGTGacagaaatacataaaaaacGAAAGTTACTCATATGTACTTGTGATCTATGTATAAGACTTCTGCACCTCCAAAAATTGCAGCAGGAAGCAGCAAAAAACTTAAGCCAATGACAAG contains the following coding sequences:
- the LOC136434737 gene encoding isocitrate dehydrogenase [NAD] subunit gamma, mitochondrial-like isoform X4, whose product is MASVLQKCSVLCRSLPASAAVKAFSRSAAPCSLHTRDFHSGAAAGASSKYGGRYTVTMIPGDGIGPELMGHVKDIFRYAGVPVDFEEVQITSQEGDEEAIENAITAIKRNGVALKGGLRTLHLDPSYGVARSRNVAVRVRLDLFANVLRCKTFPGLPSRHGDIDIVIIRENTEGEYTSLEHENVPGVVESLKIITAKSSERIARYAFEYAQRHGRKKVTAVHKANIMKMGDGLFLECCRKMSEEFPDIEYESMIIDNCSMQMVSRPQQFDVMVMPNLYGNIISNIGAGLVGGPGLVPGENIGEEYAVFETATRNTGKSIAGQNVANPTAMLLASALMLEHLGLDKYASLIENAVYKALAENKIRTPDLGGQHSTVDMVQTVVKEVEAQAAKM
- the LOC136434737 gene encoding isocitrate dehydrogenase [NAD] subunit gamma, mitochondrial-like isoform X1, translated to MASVLQKCSVLCRSLPASAAVKAFSRSAAPCSLHTRDFHSGAAAYSQQLATVGASSKYGGRYTVTMIPGDGIGPELMGHVKDIFRYAGVPVDFEEVQITSQEGDEEAIENAITAIKRNGVALKGGLRTLHLDPSYGVARSRNVAVRVRLDLFANVLRCKTFPGLPSRHGDIDIVIIRENTEGEYTSLEHENVPGVVESLKIITAKSSERIARYAFEYAQRHGRKKVTAVHKANIMKMGDGLFLECCRKMSEEFPDIEYESMIIDNCSMQMVSRPQQFDVMVMPNLYGNIISNIGAGLVGGPGLVPGENIGEEYAVFETATRNTGKSIAGQNVANPTAMLLASALMLEHLGLDKYASLIENAVYKALAENKIRTPDLGGQHSTVDMVQTVVKEVEAQAAKM
- the LOC136434737 gene encoding isocitrate dehydrogenase [NAD] subunit gamma, mitochondrial-like isoform X3; this translates as MASVLQKCSVLCRSLPASAAVKAFSRSAAPCSLHTRDFHSGAAAYSQQLATVGASSKYGGRYTVTMIPGDGIGPELMGHVKDIFRYAGVPVDFEEVQITSQEGDEEAIENAITAIKRNGVALKGNIETPQTVFKSRNVEVRVRLDLFANVLRCKTFPGLPSRHGDIDIVIIRENTEGEYTSLEHENVPGVVESLKIITAKSSERIARYAFEYAQRHGRKKVTAVHKANIMKMGDGLFLECCRKMSEEFPDIEYESMIIDNCSMQMVSRPQQFDVMVMPNLYGNIISNIGAGLVGGPGLVPGENIGEEYAVFETATRNTGKSIAGQNVANPTAMLLASALMLEHLGLDKYASLIENAVYKALAENKIRTPDLGGQHSTVDMVQTVVKEVEAQAAKM
- the LOC136434737 gene encoding isocitrate dehydrogenase [NAD] subunit gamma, mitochondrial-like isoform X2 produces the protein MASVLQKCSVLCRSLPASAAVKAFSRSAAPCSLHTRDFHSGAAAYSQQLATVGASSKYGGRYTVTMIPGDGIGPELMGHVKDIFRYAGVPVDFEEVQITSQEGDEEAIENAITAIKRNGVALKGNFFHPPMPELLSRNMTVRVRLDLFANVLRCKTFPGLPSRHGDIDIVIIRENTEGEYTSLEHENVPGVVESLKIITAKSSERIARYAFEYAQRHGRKKVTAVHKANIMKMGDGLFLECCRKMSEEFPDIEYESMIIDNCSMQMVSRPQQFDVMVMPNLYGNIISNIGAGLVGGPGLVPGENIGEEYAVFETATRNTGKSIAGQNVANPTAMLLASALMLEHLGLDKYASLIENAVYKALAENKIRTPDLGGQHSTVDMVQTVVKEVEAQAAKM